GGTACAAGATCATCATCATCGATGAAGTCCACATGATCTCGATCAATGCATTCAACGCGTTGCTCAAGACACTTGAAGAACCGCCGTCACACGTGAAATTTATCTTCGCCACTACAGAATCCCACAAGGTTCCGCCCACGATAAACTCCCGGTGCCAGCGGTTTAATTTTCGGACTATTTCGGTCAAAGAAATTGCCGACGGAATGGAAAAAATCCTGGTGCAGGAGGGGATTCAGGCCGAAGAGGAAGCGCTCATCCTGCTCGCACGGGAGGCGGGCGGTTCGTTCAGGGATGGATTGAGTCTCTTGGATCAGATTATCGCATTCTCGTCTCAGCGGATAACTGTCCAGGACGTGACGCAAATCCTCGGAATTGTCGGGAAAGACTGTTTCGGCAGACTCGTCACTGCTGTGCTGGACAGGGATCCTGCAGAGTCCTTGAAGATCGTTCACGAACTCTTTCAGCAAGGATTCGATCCGGAACAAATCGTGATGGATTTGATCCAGTATGTCCGCAATCTCATTGTAGCTCGGAGTATTCCCCGGAATGCTCGAACAGAAGGTTTGATTGAAGCGCCGCCTTCCGAGATTCAAGACATGGAGGACATTTCCGGACGCTCTTCACCCCAGGAACTCCAAAACCTATTCAGCATTCTTCTGAAGAGTGAAGGAGAAATCAGGCGTTCCGGAAATCCCTGGGTGACCATGGAGATGACCATCCTCAAGATGGCGTATGCGCCTGAACTCACCGATCTCGCAGAGATCATCCGCCGCATTGATAAGGGTCTTCCGGCAAGTCCGAAACCCAGACCTTCGTCGGAGCCCCCTCCAAAATCGAAGAAGGCTGAAACGAGCACTTTGCGGCCTGTGGCTGCAGTACCCGATACTCGACCGGATCCTCCGGAAGATATTCCCCCGGAGACGTTCACCATCACTCAGATCATGCCGCTTCCGTCCGGAAGTCCGGATGAGGTATGGGCAGATCTCAAGGATCGGTTCAGGTCTGAAAACGAATCCATTTTGCCGTCCGTAATGGATCACGGGAATCTGCTTTTGTTCGGTCCTACAGAAGTTGAAATCGGTTTCACCAAAAAGATTCATAAAGAAAGCTTCGAGTCCAGGTTGGCTAAGAAGCCGGAACTTGGCACCTTGCTGCAGGATTTCTTCGGAGGAGCGCACATCAAAATTTTGACGTTGGCGGCTCCCACCTCCCTGGACACCAAAGATCCCTATGCAGGGCCTTCGGATGGAGAAAGCGACTTCAACCGCGCTCTGAAAACGGAAGCAGTCGAGAATCCTATAACGAAAGCCATTCTCTCGGAATTCGACGGAAGCTTTGTAGAGGATATCAAGATCTTAGCGTTGCCTAAGATGTGATTGGGTCAGGGGGATCTTGAAATTCAAGGAGATCCCTTCTTGACAGAGGTGACTCAAATTTCTAACCTGCTAGTACGATCTAATGAGGAGATGTTATTATGGCTGGATGTAAAAGCTGCTCAGGACGTTCGCACCTTGCCGGGCCCAGACAACCCCGAGCCGTGGAAAAACTTGGTAACTGCGAATTATCGAGCAATCCGAGGTATCCTCGCATTTTCGTTGGAAAACAAGCTATCTATTCTGACGAAAACACTCAGTTGATAGTCACCGTGATATCCGATGAATCTGATGAGAAGCAGGACAAGTTCACCCTGAAACTGACGACCATCTTGAAAGACCTTCTCGAGAACTATTCCGACGGTGACCAGTTCCAGATCGATCAGATTGCCGGCGAACATCGCTGGAAATTGCACGCACTCATTTAGTTGGAATTCACTTCCTTATAGAGTTGATTGTACACGGTCGGGTGAGTCGCCTCACTCTGACCGTGCAGCAAAACAAAACCGTCTGCAAGTTTTGAATGTGATCTTTTTCGGGGGCTGCCGTGGATAGACAGTTTGACCGAGAGGGGCTTGCCAAGAACGATGGCCGTGAAAACAGACCCGCTTTTGTCGCAGTCAACGGCACGGTGTATGATGTGTCCGCAAGCAAGCGGTGGGCTGGTGGAAATCATATGAAACGCCATCAGGCGGGAACCGATCTAAGTATGGATATAATCTCCGCTCCCCATGGGTTGGATGTGCTGGACCGATTTCAATCAATAGGTGTTTACACGCCCACTTTGCAAGCACCATCTTCCCCGCTGAAAGCGCGGGTGGAAGATCTTCTTGACACGTACCCTTTTTTCAGAAGACATCCTCATCCTGCCGTCGTCCACGTCCCTGTCGGGTTTCTTACAATAGCCCCTTTTCTGGTTGTGCTGAGTATCGTTTTCGGTTCTGCAAGAACCGAATGGGCTGCATATTGTTGTGTCCTGGTGGCCACAGTATCGATTCCACCTTCAATTGCGACCGGGTATTTCACCTGGTGGATAAATTACGATCTCCATGATTCACCGATTATTGCTTCAAAACGCCGCCTGGCTTGGGTTACACTCATACTGGCCGTCCTCGCAGGTGTGACGAGAGGTATGGCGGTGCAGGAACCTGTAAATTTTACCTCAGTTCCAGTGCTGATTTACCTTCTGCTCGTCTCGATCCTGGCTGTTCTGGCCGCGAGGATAGGATTTCTCGGCGGCAAACTTGTCTTTCCCTATGATTCTCACTGATGCAGGAATTGATACCTGTACTGCGGATGTCGGCAATCAGCGGGAAAAAGGAATCTTATGAATCAAACAAATGCGGAAGCCTCCAGCATACTGAACAGATTCTGGTCAGCCGACTGGAGACTGTTCTTTGCGCTATCGCGTACGCCCCATGCGGTCTTGGACATGTGTACCCCGGCATTGGCCGCGGTGTTGTGGCTCGGTGGGTTTCCTCCGATTTCTGTGACCCTCGTAGGGTTGATTACCGCTTTTTCCGGGTACACTGCAGTATACGCACTCAATGACCTGGTAGACTGCAAAATAGATCGGCAACGATTGGGTCTCACGGAGAATTCCCCTGAGACAGTCCGTGTGGATGAAATTCTCATGCGACATCCGGTTGCCCAGGGAGCACTCTCCTTCGAGACCGGTTTGGCCTGGTTTGCTTTGTGGTCTCTCATAGCATTGGCAGGCGCATGGTGGCTAAATCCGTTTTGCGTCATCCTTTTCGTCCTCGCAGCAAGCATGGAAGTTATCTACTGCAAGATGCTTCGGATCAGTCATCTCAAGATAATTCCCTCCACCATCGTGAAAGCTACAGGTGGTCTCGCTGGATTGTATGCAGTAGAACCTCACCCTGATCCGGCCTTTGTTGCGCTGTTGGTGATATGGCTTGGGGCCTGGGAAATCGGTGGACAGAATATTGCTAACGATATCGTAGACATGCAAGCGGATCAAAAGGTCTCGGCTCGAACAACATTGACGATCCTCGGCATGAAGGAATCCGTTTTCATCCTCCTGGCGGGTATTTCGGTTGCTGCATCTGCAGGAATCCTCATGTACTGGTTTTCAGGTCCGGGCCTGAATTTCTTCTACCCATTCGGAGCCGCGGTGCTTTCATGGAAACTCCTGTTGCAGCCCGCTCGACAGGTTTACCTTAATCCCGGTCCGGAAACTGCTGCTTCCCTTTTTAACAGGGCAAGTTATATGCCGCTTGGCTTTCTCGTGATCGCTCTGATCTCTCTTTTACCTTTCTAGTGTGACCTGATGAAATGCAGCAACGATCCCCATAGACCCGTGGTACCCTTCCGCACCATCTTCAACTGGAAATCTCTCACCGACAAAGAACAAATGCTCATGAAC
The sequence above is a segment of the Desulfomonile tiedjei DSM 6799 genome. Coding sequences within it:
- the dnaX gene encoding DNA polymerase III subunit gamma/tau; translated protein: MPSYLVLARKYRPSTFSEVVGQGHVVQTLSNSIISGRVAHAFLFCGVRGVGKTTVARILAKSLNCSGRDAADPNPCNSCTSCKEISSGTSVDVQEIDGASNTSVENIREINENIKYPPVASRYKIIIIDEVHMISINAFNALLKTLEEPPSHVKFIFATTESHKVPPTINSRCQRFNFRTISVKEIADGMEKILVQEGIQAEEEALILLAREAGGSFRDGLSLLDQIIAFSSQRITVQDVTQILGIVGKDCFGRLVTAVLDRDPAESLKIVHELFQQGFDPEQIVMDLIQYVRNLIVARSIPRNARTEGLIEAPPSEIQDMEDISGRSSPQELQNLFSILLKSEGEIRRSGNPWVTMEMTILKMAYAPELTDLAEIIRRIDKGLPASPKPRPSSEPPPKSKKAETSTLRPVAAVPDTRPDPPEDIPPETFTITQIMPLPSGSPDEVWADLKDRFRSENESILPSVMDHGNLLLFGPTEVEIGFTKKIHKESFESRLAKKPELGTLLQDFFGGAHIKILTLAAPTSLDTKDPYAGPSDGESDFNRALKTEAVENPITKAILSEFDGSFVEDIKILALPKM
- a CDS encoding DUF2231 domain-containing protein gives rise to the protein MDRQFDREGLAKNDGRENRPAFVAVNGTVYDVSASKRWAGGNHMKRHQAGTDLSMDIISAPHGLDVLDRFQSIGVYTPTLQAPSSPLKARVEDLLDTYPFFRRHPHPAVVHVPVGFLTIAPFLVVLSIVFGSARTEWAAYCCVLVATVSIPPSIATGYFTWWINYDLHDSPIIASKRRLAWVTLILAVLAGVTRGMAVQEPVNFTSVPVLIYLLLVSILAVLAARIGFLGGKLVFPYDSH
- a CDS encoding UbiA family prenyltransferase, translating into MNQTNAEASSILNRFWSADWRLFFALSRTPHAVLDMCTPALAAVLWLGGFPPISVTLVGLITAFSGYTAVYALNDLVDCKIDRQRLGLTENSPETVRVDEILMRHPVAQGALSFETGLAWFALWSLIALAGAWWLNPFCVILFVLAASMEVIYCKMLRISHLKIIPSTIVKATGGLAGLYAVEPHPDPAFVALLVIWLGAWEIGGQNIANDIVDMQADQKVSARTTLTILGMKESVFILLAGISVAASAGILMYWFSGPGLNFFYPFGAAVLSWKLLLQPARQVYLNPGPETAASLFNRASYMPLGFLVIALISLLPF